A genomic stretch from Methanobacterium sp. includes:
- a CDS encoding DUF2162 domain-containing protein encodes MLELLWQLGILSAVLVFGVKIGLATGFAGLSRKAAVAIAAGYGVGIYILTFLISGYTDIVYKVVYDYNFAIFLAMAVVIIYAGFHTIREWKVHRKNHAKASCAAMIAPCPCCFGAVVAAIVLASPFIGVSTAFIGQYAAVFLSLTIIIFYFASDLIVRVIKKPYPVLLGNFMLFVGFYFLASAIVIPNISIVLQSPMSPMDLVSIETLIYAVLFVMIMAFTGFYLTKKKSYLIQR; translated from the coding sequence ATGTTAGAACTATTATGGCAACTAGGGATATTATCGGCAGTTTTAGTGTTTGGTGTAAAAATTGGACTTGCAACAGGATTTGCAGGTCTTTCAAGAAAAGCAGCAGTAGCTATAGCCGCAGGATACGGTGTAGGAATATATATTTTGACATTTTTAATTTCAGGATACACTGATATTGTTTATAAAGTTGTATATGACTACAATTTTGCTATATTTCTTGCAATGGCAGTTGTTATCATATATGCAGGTTTCCACACTATCAGAGAATGGAAGGTGCACCGGAAAAACCATGCTAAAGCATCATGTGCAGCAATGATAGCACCATGTCCTTGCTGTTTTGGAGCGGTTGTAGCAGCAATTGTACTAGCTTCTCCATTTATAGGGGTTTCAACAGCTTTTATAGGTCAATACGCAGCAGTTTTCTTGAGTTTAACTATAATTATATTTTATTTTGCGTCTGATTTAATAGTAAGAGTTATTAAAAAGCCTTACCCGGTTTTACTGGGTAATTTCATGCTTTTTGTGGGATTTTACTTTTTAGCATCTGCTATAGTTATTCCCAATATAAGTATAGTCCTTCAATCCCCAATGAGCCCAATGGATTTAGTATCCATAGAAACACTCATTTATGCAGTATTATTTGTAATGATAATGGCATTTACAGGATTCTATTTAACAAAAAAGAAGAGTTATTTAATACAAAGATAA
- a CDS encoding DUF2149 domain-containing protein — MLRRQKRRLLNSEDEDPMAGSANLVDAMLVLAVGFLIFLVVSWNMQSVVFSDASPEQKKQTMQAMQKAAEIQQGNEVNDTPQSQSGQGKGYVQMGTVYKDPKTGKLIMVEG; from the coding sequence ATGCTTCGAAGGCAAAAGCGCCGGTTGCTTAACAGTGAAGATGAAGACCCCATGGCAGGTTCAGCTAATCTTGTAGATGCCATGCTGGTTCTTGCTGTTGGATTTTTAATATTTCTGGTGGTTTCATGGAATATGCAGAGTGTTGTTTTCTCTGATGCATCTCCAGAACAAAAAAAACAGACAATGCAAGCAATGCAAAAAGCTGCAGAAATTCAGCAGGGAAATGAAGTAAATGACACCCCACAAAGTCAATCAGGTCAAGGAAAGGGTTATGTTCAAATGGGAACAGTGTATAAAGACCCTAAAACGGGTAAATTAATCATGGTTGAAGGTTGA
- the cbiM gene encoding cobalt transporter CbiM: MHIPDGFLPLLQAGIYYIITIVALYFALNWAKDNLDEKRVPMIAVLAAFIFAIQAMNIPIPWGTSGHMLGAALVAIIFGSPWAAVLVLAVVLTIQGFFFGDGGITALGANILDMGVIAGFTGFGVFKALQKLNLWLAIFLAGWASLFVAALAVAIEMALAGTFPVNLGLFFMGLYHAVIGIAEGAITVVAILAIQRVRPDLLPWNKVDAEVNK; the protein is encoded by the coding sequence ATGCATATACCAGATGGTTTTTTACCATTACTGCAAGCAGGCATATATTATATAATTACAATAGTTGCATTGTATTTTGCTCTAAACTGGGCTAAGGACAATCTTGATGAAAAACGTGTTCCAATGATTGCAGTATTAGCTGCGTTTATCTTTGCGATACAAGCTATGAATATCCCTATACCTTGGGGAACCAGCGGACACATGTTGGGTGCGGCATTAGTGGCAATTATATTTGGCAGCCCATGGGCAGCAGTACTTGTACTGGCAGTAGTATTGACTATACAGGGTTTTTTCTTTGGAGACGGAGGAATCACAGCTTTAGGTGCGAATATCCTTGATATGGGTGTTATTGCAGGTTTTACAGGTTTTGGAGTATTTAAAGCACTTCAAAAACTAAATTTATGGCTGGCAATATTCTTAGCAGGATGGGCATCTCTATTTGTAGCTGCACTGGCAGTGGCTATAGAAATGGCACTTGCCGGAACGTTCCCAGTTAATTTAGGTCTATTCTTCATGGGTCTCTATCATGCAGTGATAGGTATCGCAGAAGGAGCAATAACTGTAGTAGCAATTTTAGCTATTCAACGAGTAAGACCAGATTTACTTCCATGGAATAAAGTAGATGCCGAGGTGAACAAATGA
- a CDS encoding MotA/TolQ/ExbB proton channel family protein, with protein MVAIPGSDMLAAVLHVISQSLLIPVIIGLLAFMVYAIVSFGGLISEYSSRIKFDVLKVEKIIKDISNPGTPENIMEVVEKSDLPKNHKEILIKLAGSTNIGSKSREALARKLIENEELKIAKSLEKTDIVTRLGPTLGLMGTLIPMGPGLAALGAGDINGLAQAIIIAFDTTVVGLAAGGIAYVISKVRKRWYEDNLTTLETLSESVLEVLDNASKAKAPVA; from the coding sequence ATGGTAGCAATTCCAGGAAGTGACATGTTAGCAGCAGTTTTACACGTGATATCGCAAAGCCTCCTTATACCAGTTATTATAGGTCTTTTAGCCTTTATGGTTTATGCGATAGTTAGTTTTGGAGGTCTTATCTCAGAGTATTCAAGTAGAATCAAATTCGACGTTTTAAAAGTGGAAAAAATCATAAAAGATATTTCCAATCCCGGCACTCCTGAAAACATAATGGAAGTGGTTGAAAAGAGTGATTTACCCAAAAACCACAAAGAAATATTAATAAAACTGGCAGGATCGACTAATATAGGTTCTAAATCCAGAGAAGCTCTTGCAAGAAAATTAATTGAAAATGAAGAGCTTAAAATAGCTAAAAGTCTTGAAAAAACAGATATAGTAACAAGACTTGGGCCCACACTTGGATTAATGGGCACTTTGATACCAATGGGACCTGGATTAGCTGCTTTAGGTGCTGGTGATATTAATGGGCTTGCTCAGGCGATAATAATTGCATTTGATACTACTGTAGTGGGGTTAGCTGCAGGAGGTATTGCTTATGTGATTTCCAAGGTCAGAAAACGATGGTATGAGGACAACCTCACCACCCTTGAAACATTATCAGAATCAGTATTGGAGGTGTTAGACAATGCTTCGAAGGCAAAAGCGCCGGTTGCTTAA
- a CDS encoding cobaltochelatase subunit CobN, whose translation MFSPVVAQDTSQVGDPGGSTDYSISQTETDGNEVQKTGLNENTMNVENNSSSNNTQLNITNGLVDPKIFVISSDANIKSINDAAKAVMNLLNPPLASNTPVTFEIRSYKQVEVMSDSDLLALIKNSQIIIGEWLSATVDTRLWNLINLNTSILTNKDVIMLESPGADNNLTKLSRINNKNLFEGISDTDIKSLRDAVKGSNITALNSKKAQWNDTSSSNYRPNAVQWIDLALYYTQKGQQNFENQFKYAIKEYEIANGGTWNPAWGPQDYIVTQKEMIYRDGKTFTNINDYLAQYSKNPNAGTVGLVDDVSYVLNGNMDHFKAMIDALTAKGLNVIPIVGSSGDSVHSSMVKYFTDPQNKINGIISFFDFALGNNKTNQLLQDLNVPVYKAMRTDKRTEGEWLVSQEGLPWNEVYYKIAMQETQGIIEPTFLASSENSTDTVTGASISRFKPIPDRVEKVADRINNWIKLQKMNNTDKKIAMVYYNYPPGKQNIGASYLNVPESILNILQNLKSQGYNVGDIPNNESALVGNMTIRGINVASWAPGELEKLANDPNTVLWDVEEYKAWFNTLDPIAKKEVIEGPTGYIEEITKAGISTGSKNATKIAIDKWTVEMKSLADTFPEKSSQANQLINQMNTALKSVIDGDNSKWNDFYTAKEQFKTLNMAGLSGWGDVPGNIMTVKKNGKDYIVIPGMYYGNVYMGPEPQRGWEADAAKLYHNTAVPPHHQYLAWYAWINTKFGADAQIHMGRHATYEWLPHKQVALTQFDYSDITAGNTPSIYLYNMDGVGEGVQAKRRGYSVIIDHLIPPMKSTELYGGYVNLKSDVDWYQDHKNDDLPLLKAQYKARIADVVNKLNLATELGIKDLNNLTDADMDKIHNYLEQMENTLIPIGLHTFGKQWNSTEIEDLANIMVSVNGGTVDNYKKLINDSFSNEMKSLLRSLNGSYVSPGTGNDPIRNNESLPTGRNFYSLNDNQLPTKDAWNLGKKLADMALAQYDSGKFPEKIAAVVWCVETSRDDGTMASFVLRMLGVEPEPTQKWLTGGSTGKMQATPLSTLLTDLNNERAKIGLAPVTERPRIDVITTTSGLFRDLFPKLLVNMDRSYRVALASSYNTIVNDPQNNDIKGSLNYAIDPLIRASYSTNGTFPTNIKCNDSIESNYIAKHWIKTVRDLISKGIPADQAGELAITRIFGPPTGDYGAGVNKALGQSWTWNSTDQVADLYLERMGHSYTERNWGTANTGLFKDLLKGVTTAYHSRSSNLYGVLDNDDFFDYFGGLSMGIKRANNGKAPDLKVLSYADKTNPKVMSLKEFMGNELRTRYLNPQWIKGMMGEDYSGARELSNKFISNMKGWQITTPEIMENWMWDETVKTYLLDQHNTGVTEWLSKGNNAYAMISFTGTLLEMAHKGYWKTDDATLKMVANKWAQTTIQSGVACCDCSCGNLAMIEWATQYVNPDILAQFNAQIYKATKNPSFAPSQTNTQVPTGQTGSGQAYGKQVEAANSNNPSSSDNQQQSEAGQSPGDQGQQKAYEVSKSDSSSSSSETGMPIAAIIGVVLLIGLVGVGYFREDILSFFRR comes from the coding sequence TGGAGGTTCAACGGATTATTCTATCTCTCAAACTGAAACAGATGGAAATGAAGTACAAAAAACTGGATTAAACGAGAATACAATGAATGTTGAAAATAATTCAAGTTCAAACAATACACAATTAAATATAACTAATGGGCTGGTAGATCCTAAAATTTTTGTTATAAGTTCAGATGCCAACATTAAATCAATCAATGATGCAGCAAAAGCAGTAATGAACCTTCTAAATCCGCCTTTGGCTTCAAATACTCCCGTTACATTTGAAATACGTTCATACAAACAAGTTGAAGTTATGTCTGATTCAGATCTCCTTGCCTTGATAAAAAATTCCCAAATAATAATCGGTGAATGGCTATCAGCAACAGTTGATACTAGATTATGGAACTTAATCAATCTGAACACTAGCATTTTGACTAATAAAGACGTCATAATGTTGGAAAGTCCAGGAGCAGATAATAATTTGACCAAATTAAGTCGGATAAACAATAAAAATCTTTTTGAGGGGATATCAGATACAGATATCAAATCTTTAAGAGATGCAGTTAAAGGAAGTAATATTACTGCACTTAATTCAAAAAAAGCGCAGTGGAATGACACTTCAAGCTCAAACTACCGTCCAAATGCAGTTCAATGGATTGATCTTGCATTATATTACACACAAAAAGGGCAGCAGAACTTTGAAAACCAGTTTAAATACGCTATAAAAGAATACGAAATTGCAAATGGTGGAACATGGAATCCTGCATGGGGTCCTCAAGATTATATTGTTACCCAAAAGGAAATGATCTACAGAGATGGTAAGACATTTACCAACATAAACGACTATTTGGCTCAATATTCCAAAAATCCGAATGCTGGAACAGTTGGATTAGTTGATGATGTTAGCTATGTATTAAATGGAAATATGGATCACTTTAAAGCTATGATAGATGCTTTAACTGCTAAAGGACTTAATGTTATACCAATAGTAGGCTCTTCAGGAGATAGTGTCCATTCATCTATGGTAAAATATTTCACTGACCCTCAAAATAAAATAAATGGGATTATAAGTTTTTTTGACTTTGCTTTAGGGAATAACAAAACAAATCAACTTCTTCAAGATCTAAATGTTCCAGTATACAAAGCAATGAGAACAGATAAAAGAACTGAGGGTGAATGGTTGGTATCACAAGAAGGGCTCCCTTGGAATGAAGTCTATTATAAAATAGCAATGCAGGAAACTCAGGGAATAATTGAACCTACATTTTTAGCTTCAAGTGAAAATTCCACTGATACTGTAACTGGTGCTTCTATATCACGTTTTAAGCCAATTCCAGATAGAGTAGAGAAAGTAGCTGACAGAATAAATAACTGGATAAAGCTTCAAAAAATGAACAACACTGACAAGAAAATTGCTATGGTGTACTATAATTACCCTCCAGGGAAACAGAACATTGGTGCCAGTTATCTAAACGTTCCTGAGAGTATTTTGAACATATTACAAAATTTGAAGTCTCAAGGATACAATGTAGGAGATATTCCTAACAATGAAAGTGCACTTGTTGGCAATATGACAATTAGAGGCATAAATGTTGCTAGTTGGGCACCTGGAGAGCTTGAAAAATTAGCTAATGATCCTAACACAGTTTTATGGGATGTTGAAGAGTACAAAGCATGGTTTAATACACTGGACCCTATTGCTAAAAAGGAAGTAATTGAAGGTCCTACAGGATATATTGAAGAAATTACCAAGGCAGGAATAAGCACTGGCTCAAAAAATGCAACTAAAATTGCTATAGATAAATGGACGGTTGAGATGAAAAGTCTTGCGGATACATTCCCTGAAAAATCATCTCAGGCTAACCAACTCATTAATCAAATGAATACAGCATTAAAATCTGTGATCGATGGAGATAATAGTAAATGGAACGATTTCTACACTGCAAAGGAACAATTTAAAACACTGAATATGGCAGGACTTAGTGGTTGGGGAGACGTACCAGGAAACATCATGACTGTGAAAAAAAATGGTAAAGATTACATAGTAATTCCGGGAATGTACTATGGAAATGTTTACATGGGTCCTGAACCTCAAAGAGGATGGGAAGCTGATGCAGCTAAACTTTACCACAATACTGCAGTACCTCCACATCACCAGTATCTTGCTTGGTATGCATGGATAAACACGAAATTTGGCGCTGATGCTCAGATTCATATGGGAAGACACGCTACATACGAATGGCTACCTCATAAACAAGTGGCACTGACTCAATTTGACTACTCTGATATTACAGCAGGAAACACGCCTTCAATATACCTTTATAATATGGATGGTGTGGGAGAAGGAGTTCAGGCCAAAAGAAGAGGATATTCAGTTATTATAGATCATTTAATCCCTCCAATGAAGTCTACGGAACTCTATGGAGGATATGTAAACTTAAAATCAGATGTGGACTGGTATCAAGATCACAAAAATGATGATCTCCCACTGCTTAAGGCACAGTATAAAGCACGGATAGCGGATGTGGTGAATAAACTTAATTTAGCCACGGAATTAGGCATAAAAGATTTAAATAACCTGACTGATGCAGATATGGACAAAATACACAACTACTTGGAACAAATGGAAAATACATTAATCCCAATTGGACTTCATACATTTGGGAAACAGTGGAACAGCACAGAAATAGAGGATTTAGCAAATATAATGGTATCAGTGAATGGGGGAACAGTAGATAACTATAAAAAACTAATAAATGACAGTTTCAGCAATGAAATGAAATCACTTTTAAGGTCTTTAAATGGAAGTTATGTGTCTCCTGGAACTGGAAATGATCCAATAAGAAATAATGAATCTCTTCCAACTGGTAGAAACTTTTATTCACTTAATGACAATCAGTTACCTACAAAAGATGCGTGGAATTTAGGTAAAAAACTTGCAGATATGGCTTTAGCCCAATATGACTCGGGAAAATTCCCTGAAAAAATAGCTGCAGTGGTTTGGTGTGTAGAAACTTCCAGAGACGATGGTACTATGGCATCATTTGTTTTAAGGATGTTAGGAGTGGAACCAGAACCAACTCAAAAATGGTTAACTGGAGGAAGTACAGGAAAAATGCAAGCGACACCTCTAAGCACTCTTCTTACAGATTTAAATAATGAAAGAGCAAAAATAGGGCTTGCACCAGTAACAGAAAGGCCAAGGATCGATGTAATAACAACTACAAGTGGGCTTTTCAGAGATTTATTCCCAAAACTTTTAGTTAACATGGACAGATCTTATCGTGTTGCTTTAGCTTCATCTTACAATACCATTGTCAATGATCCTCAAAACAATGACATCAAAGGAAGTCTCAACTATGCTATTGATCCACTAATAAGGGCATCATATTCAACCAATGGCACATTTCCAACTAATATTAAATGTAATGACTCAATTGAAAGCAATTACATAGCAAAACACTGGATTAAAACAGTTAGAGACCTTATTAGCAAAGGTATCCCTGCTGATCAAGCAGGAGAACTAGCAATCACACGTATATTTGGTCCACCAACAGGAGATTATGGTGCAGGAGTTAATAAAGCATTAGGACAATCATGGACATGGAACAGTACAGATCAAGTTGCAGATCTTTACCTAGAGAGAATGGGGCATTCTTATACTGAAAGAAATTGGGGAACAGCTAACACTGGATTATTCAAAGACCTTCTTAAAGGTGTTACTACAGCATATCACAGTAGAAGCTCTAATTTATATGGAGTATTGGATAATGACGACTTTTTTGACTACTTTGGTGGGCTTTCAATGGGAATAAAAAGAGCTAACAATGGAAAAGCACCAGATCTAAAAGTACTGTCATATGCTGATAAAACTAACCCAAAGGTCATGTCTTTAAAAGAATTCATGGGAAACGAACTTAGAACCCGTTACTTAAACCCACAGTGGATTAAAGGGATGATGGGTGAGGATTACAGTGGTGCAAGAGAGCTTTCTAATAAGTTCATATCTAACATGAAAGGATGGCAGATAACCACTCCTGAAATTATGGAAAACTGGATGTGGGATGAAACAGTGAAAACATATTTGCTGGATCAGCACAATACTGGAGTGACAGAATGGCTTTCTAAAGGAAACAACGCCTATGCAATGATCAGTTTTACAGGAACCCTTCTTGAAATGGCTCATAAAGGTTACTGGAAGACCGATGACGCTACATTGAAAATGGTGGCTAATAAATGGGCTCAAACTACAATTCAAAGTGGTGTAGCCTGTTGCGATTGCAGTTGTGGTAACCTGGCTATGATTGAATGGGCTACTCAGTACGTGAACCCGGATATTTTAGCTCAGTTCAATGCACAGATATACAAGGCTACTAAAAATCCGTCTTTTGCTCCAAGTCAGACAAATACTCAGGTTCCAACAGGACAAACTGGCTCTGGTCAAGCTTATGGAAAACAGGTAGAAGCGGCAAATTCAAACAATCCCTCAAGCAGCGATAATCAACAACAGTCAGAAGCAGGCCAAAGTCCAGGTGATCAAGGGCAGCAGAAGGCTTATGAGGTTTCTAAATCTGATTCTTCTTCAAGTTCTTCAGAAACTGGAATGCCGATAGCAGCAATTATTGGGGTTGTGCTTCTAATTGGTTTAGTTGGTGTTGGTTACTTTAGGGAGGATATATTGAGCTTCTTTAGAAGATAA